The Urbifossiella limnaea genome has a window encoding:
- a CDS encoding radical SAM protein, translating into MTHPLPTDDWVLARRPPRNAVAADRPYAFLVEPEPAADGRLVDVATLFLSNRECPFRCVMCDLWKNTLAESVAPGQIPEQIRWALAQLPAAHHLKLYNAGSFFDPRAVPPADYAAIARLAAPFERVVVECHPRLVGRRCFEFQALLAGQFEVAMGLETVHPDVLPRLNKGMTLADFTRAAADLRAAGAAVRAFILVRPPFLTDAEGLEWAKRSLDFAFAAGAECCSLIPTRAGNGAMEELAAQGHFAPPSLDAVEAAFEYGLGLRAGRVFVDLWDIGTPGADAARVARLGRMNLSQKVEAP; encoded by the coding sequence ATGACCCACCCGCTGCCGACCGACGACTGGGTGCTCGCCCGCCGGCCGCCGCGCAACGCCGTCGCCGCCGACCGGCCGTATGCGTTCCTGGTCGAGCCCGAGCCCGCCGCCGACGGCCGGCTCGTCGACGTCGCCACGCTGTTCCTCAGCAACCGCGAGTGCCCGTTCCGCTGCGTCATGTGCGACCTGTGGAAGAACACGCTCGCCGAGTCCGTCGCCCCCGGCCAGATACCCGAGCAGATTCGCTGGGCGCTCGCGCAGCTGCCGGCGGCACACCACCTGAAGCTGTACAACGCCGGCAGCTTCTTCGACCCGCGCGCCGTCCCGCCCGCCGACTACGCCGCCATCGCACGCCTCGCGGCGCCGTTCGAGCGCGTCGTGGTCGAGTGTCACCCGCGGCTCGTCGGCCGGCGCTGCTTCGAGTTTCAGGCGCTGCTCGCGGGCCAGTTCGAGGTGGCGATGGGGCTCGAAACCGTCCACCCCGACGTGCTGCCGCGGCTGAACAAGGGGATGACTCTCGCCGACTTCACCCGCGCGGCCGCCGACCTCCGCGCGGCCGGCGCCGCGGTGCGGGCGTTCATCCTGGTGCGGCCGCCGTTCCTGACCGACGCCGAGGGGCTGGAGTGGGCCAAGCGGTCGCTCGACTTCGCGTTCGCCGCCGGGGCCGAGTGCTGTAGCCTGATCCCCACGCGCGCCGGCAACGGCGCGATGGAAGAACTCGCGGCGCAGGGCCACTTCGCGCCGCCGTCGCTCGACGCGGTGGAAGCAGCCTTCGAGTACGGCCTGGGGCTGCGGGCCGGCCGCGTGTTCGTGGACCTGTGGGACATCGGCACGCCGGGCGCCGACGCGGCGCGCGTGGCCCGGCTCGGCCGCATGAACCTGTCGCAGAAGGTGGAAGCCCCGTGA
- a CDS encoding NAD(P)/FAD-dependent oxidoreductase: MTRLDCDLVVLGSGFGGTLLAIVARSLGLSVAVVERGTHPRFAIGESSTPLADFKLARIADRFGLDWLRPLAKYGPWKATYPHLSCGLKRGFSFFRHRAGESFAPAEGNANALIVAASPTDATADTHWYRPDFDAHLVERAVAAGAHYLDRCEVHTLRHTKPGWEIEGARPDGAVSVRAGLLIDATGTGQALAEALKLEAVDPAQLRTRSRALYSHFRGVAHWHDVLGPAATADHPFPCDAAALHQIIDGGWMWVLRFENGITSAGFSLDPDRHPVRPGESPDAEWRRLLDTYPSLARQFADAVPTRPLVRTGRLQRRLTRAAGPDWALLPHAAGFLDAWLSPGIAQTLYAVNRLANVLADEPAARARRLAGYGDAVLRELAWVDEITGTCFECLDRFPVLATAVMVYFTAAIYCEERERRGEAGPDEGFLLADHPEYRAAAAKLFAAARTTADADAFLAAARRALEPYNSCGLCDPRRRNMYPYTASHAAR; the protein is encoded by the coding sequence GTGACGCGGCTCGACTGCGATCTCGTCGTACTCGGCTCCGGCTTCGGCGGCACGCTGCTGGCGATCGTGGCGCGATCGCTGGGCCTGTCGGTGGCGGTGGTCGAGCGCGGCACGCACCCGCGGTTCGCCATCGGCGAATCATCGACGCCGCTGGCCGACTTCAAGCTCGCCCGCATCGCCGACCGGTTCGGCCTCGACTGGTTGCGGCCGCTGGCGAAGTACGGCCCGTGGAAGGCGACGTACCCGCACCTCAGCTGCGGGCTGAAGCGCGGGTTCAGCTTCTTCCGCCACCGGGCCGGCGAGTCGTTCGCGCCCGCCGAGGGGAACGCGAACGCCCTCATCGTCGCCGCCAGCCCGACGGACGCCACCGCCGACACGCACTGGTACCGCCCCGACTTCGACGCCCACCTCGTCGAGCGCGCCGTTGCCGCAGGCGCGCACTACCTCGACCGCTGCGAGGTTCACACACTTCGGCACACCAAGCCCGGTTGGGAAATCGAAGGGGCGCGGCCCGATGGCGCGGTGAGCGTCCGCGCCGGCCTGCTGATCGACGCCACCGGCACCGGGCAGGCGCTCGCCGAAGCGCTGAAGCTGGAGGCGGTCGATCCCGCGCAGCTGCGGACGCGGTCGCGCGCCCTCTACTCGCACTTCCGCGGCGTGGCCCACTGGCACGACGTGCTCGGCCCGGCGGCCACCGCCGACCACCCGTTCCCGTGCGACGCCGCGGCCCTGCACCAGATCATCGACGGCGGCTGGATGTGGGTGCTGCGGTTCGAGAACGGCATCACCAGCGCCGGCTTCTCGCTCGACCCCGACCGCCACCCGGTCCGGCCGGGCGAGTCGCCGGACGCGGAGTGGCGGCGGCTGCTCGACACGTACCCGTCGCTGGCGCGGCAGTTCGCCGACGCGGTGCCGACGCGGCCGCTGGTGCGCACGGGCCGGTTGCAGCGCCGCCTCACCCGCGCGGCCGGCCCCGACTGGGCGCTGCTGCCGCACGCCGCGGGCTTCCTCGACGCCTGGCTCAGCCCCGGCATCGCGCAGACGCTGTACGCGGTGAACCGGCTCGCCAACGTCCTGGCCGACGAGCCGGCCGCGCGCGCGCGCCGGCTGGCGGGCTACGGCGACGCGGTGCTGCGCGAGCTGGCGTGGGTGGACGAGATCACCGGGACGTGCTTCGAGTGCCTCGACCGCTTCCCGGTGCTGGCGACGGCGGTGATGGTGTACTTCACCGCGGCGATTTACTGTGAGGAGCGCGAGCGCCGCGGCGAGGCCGGGCCGGACGAGGGGTTCCTGCTCGCCGACCACCCGGAGTACCGCGCCGCCGCGGCGAAGTTGTTCGCGGCGGCGCGGACGACGGCGGACGCGGACGCGTTCCTCGCCGCCGCCCGCCGCGCGCTGGAGCCGTACAACTCGTGCGGCCTGTGCGACCCGCGGCGGCGGAACATGTACCCGTACACCGCGTCGCACGCCGCCCGGTAG
- a CDS encoding asparagine synthase-related protein, protein MPRTVPLSRVIDLTDPAGNRVYNMTVDEARALVAAGDADAVRRIDGEFALVGQQGKSVLMARTIGRLLRYFIAKFRDGPILIVADRIDAIRAELDAHGLGDQFHPSYTRMVPAHHVVRIELVGCPDPNPTYTRFFAPERNSQPADPAAIGERYVGAAFAEITRWLDRVPAHEPIGVCFSGGVDSGAVFLLTYHALLTRGDSPARLKAFTLAVDGGGPDLAQARDFLGRLGLELFLEPIPVRGADIAIEDAVRVIEDYKPLDVQSGAMALALCRGVRARYPEWRYLLDGDGGDENLKDYPIEDNPELTIRSVLNNLMLYQEGWGVGAIKHSLTYSGGQSRGYARTYAPLAVTGFVGLSPFVCPAVIAVAEGIPFIELTGWDHDRLYDLKGAVVAAGVKAVTGLELPVFPKRRFQHGAADRPAELFPAGAAAYRRAYQRVYEAAGA, encoded by the coding sequence ATGCCCCGCACCGTCCCGCTCTCGCGCGTCATCGACCTCACCGACCCCGCCGGCAACCGCGTCTACAACATGACCGTGGACGAGGCCCGCGCCCTCGTCGCCGCCGGCGACGCCGACGCGGTCCGCCGCATCGACGGCGAGTTCGCCCTGGTCGGCCAGCAGGGCAAGAGCGTGCTGATGGCCCGCACCATCGGCCGGCTGCTCCGCTACTTCATCGCCAAGTTCCGCGACGGCCCTATCCTCATCGTCGCCGACCGCATCGACGCCATCCGCGCCGAGCTCGACGCCCACGGCCTCGGCGACCAGTTCCACCCGTCATACACCCGCATGGTGCCGGCGCACCACGTCGTGCGGATCGAGCTCGTCGGCTGCCCCGACCCGAACCCGACGTACACCCGCTTCTTCGCCCCCGAACGGAACAGCCAGCCGGCCGACCCGGCGGCGATCGGCGAGCGCTACGTCGGCGCCGCGTTCGCCGAAATCACCCGCTGGCTCGACCGCGTCCCGGCGCACGAGCCGATCGGCGTGTGCTTCTCCGGCGGCGTCGACAGCGGGGCCGTGTTCCTGCTGACGTACCACGCGCTGCTGACCCGCGGCGACAGCCCGGCCCGGCTGAAGGCGTTCACCCTCGCGGTGGACGGCGGCGGCCCCGACCTGGCGCAGGCCCGCGACTTCCTCGGCCGCCTCGGGCTGGAGTTGTTCCTCGAACCGATCCCCGTCCGCGGCGCCGACATCGCCATCGAGGACGCCGTCCGGGTGATCGAGGACTACAAGCCGCTGGACGTGCAATCCGGCGCGATGGCGCTGGCGCTGTGCCGCGGCGTGCGCGCCCGCTACCCCGAGTGGCGCTACCTGCTCGACGGCGACGGCGGCGACGAGAACCTGAAGGACTACCCGATCGAGGACAACCCCGAGCTGACGATCCGCAGCGTGCTGAACAACCTGATGCTGTACCAGGAGGGCTGGGGCGTCGGGGCCATCAAGCACTCGCTGACGTACTCCGGCGGCCAGAGCCGGGGCTACGCCCGCACCTACGCGCCGCTGGCGGTGACGGGGTTCGTCGGGCTCAGCCCGTTCGTGTGCCCGGCGGTCATCGCCGTGGCCGAGGGCATCCCGTTCATCGAACTCACCGGCTGGGACCACGACCGGCTGTACGACCTGAAGGGGGCGGTGGTGGCCGCGGGGGTGAAGGCGGTGACGGGGCTGGAGCTGCCGGTGTTCCCGAAGCGCCGCTTCCAGCACGGGGCGGCGGACCGGCCGGCGGAGCTGTTCCCGGCCGGCGCGGCGGCCTACCGGCGGGCGTACCAGCGGGTGTACGAGGCGGCGGGGGCGTGA
- a CDS encoding alpha/beta hydrolase, whose product MSRLAALLLLAAAGLAVAQPPTRSPDDKGAPPFKTLGKGELPPLDAYDNFVIGPDYVTAPERKKADGVPEGKVQQFVIDSKETKLFNPGIARKVFGKVDPTNPKTLVVETHPIDYKRAVGVYVPAQYQPGTAAPFMVVHDGPGHANGYKTILDNLIHQKRIPPIILISIANGGGDAQGHERGKEYDNMNGDYATYIEDEVLPRVEKTCGVKLTKDPDGRAAMGCSSGGSCALIMAWFRTDLYRRALTTSGTFVNQAWPFDPKYPDGAWGFHETLIPKEPKKPIRLFIQVGDRDLLNPNVMRDNMHDWVAANHRMATALKAKGYEYQYLFCRGSGHCDGKAQGRFLPHAIEWTWRGYAAKGAQ is encoded by the coding sequence ATGTCCCGCCTCGCCGCACTGCTCCTCCTCGCCGCCGCCGGCCTCGCCGTCGCGCAGCCGCCGACCCGCAGCCCCGACGACAAGGGCGCCCCGCCGTTCAAGACGCTCGGCAAGGGCGAACTCCCGCCGCTCGACGCCTACGACAACTTCGTCATCGGGCCGGACTACGTCACCGCCCCGGAGCGCAAGAAGGCCGACGGCGTGCCCGAGGGGAAGGTGCAGCAGTTCGTCATCGACTCGAAGGAGACGAAGCTGTTCAACCCCGGCATCGCCCGCAAGGTGTTCGGCAAGGTGGACCCGACCAACCCCAAGACGCTGGTCGTCGAGACGCACCCGATCGACTACAAGCGGGCGGTCGGCGTGTACGTCCCGGCGCAGTACCAGCCGGGCACGGCGGCGCCGTTCATGGTCGTGCACGACGGCCCCGGCCACGCCAACGGGTACAAGACCATCCTCGACAACCTCATCCACCAGAAGCGGATCCCGCCGATCATCCTCATCTCCATCGCCAACGGCGGCGGCGACGCGCAGGGGCACGAGCGCGGCAAGGAGTACGACAACATGAACGGCGACTACGCCACGTACATCGAGGACGAGGTGCTGCCGCGCGTCGAGAAGACCTGCGGCGTGAAGCTGACCAAGGACCCCGACGGCCGGGCGGCGATGGGGTGCAGCTCCGGCGGGTCGTGCGCGCTCATCATGGCGTGGTTCCGCACCGACCTGTACCGCCGGGCGCTCACCACCTCGGGCACGTTCGTCAACCAGGCGTGGCCGTTCGACCCGAAGTACCCGGACGGGGCGTGGGGCTTCCACGAGACGCTCATCCCGAAGGAGCCGAAGAAGCCGATCCGGCTGTTCATCCAGGTCGGCGACCGCGACCTGCTGAACCCGAACGTGATGCGCGACAACATGCACGACTGGGTGGCGGCGAACCACCGCATGGCGACGGCGCTGAAGGCGAAGGGGTACGAGTACCAGTACCTGTTCTGCCGCGGGTCGGGCCACTGCGACGGCAAGGCCCAGGGGCGGTTCCTGCCGCACGCGATCGAGTGGACGTGGCGCGGGTACGCGGCGAAGGGCGCGCAGTAG
- a CDS encoding ferritin family protein, whose translation MTRPALVLAALAAGALPARPDTPPPVLALTGLDPVALAAGTETPGKEGIEATYGRFTYRFASEANKAAFLARPGERAVQFGGACGRMGPFSGTGNPARFHVHDGRIYLFASEACRDSFKRDPDKHVEQPNPAPQGTADEKARGARLVERALDGFGGAKAVDALRTLSRVEKVVYTQGGTETAGTARSVWAFPDAVRTEESFGTPYGHVVTRDGGFEFLGQKDWALEPAMRADAWRRALREPLVLLRNRAAPGFVAVARGPNTVEVALAGATSTWTLDEKTGRVVRAEFRARRGTVGDNAVVFADFRAVNGVVLPHKRTESFDGKEITAPARRVEALEANGEVKAELFVRPK comes from the coding sequence ATGACCCGCCCCGCCCTCGTCCTCGCCGCGCTCGCCGCCGGCGCCCTGCCGGCCCGCCCGGACACGCCGCCGCCCGTGCTGGCGCTGACCGGCCTCGACCCCGTCGCCCTGGCGGCCGGCACCGAGACGCCGGGCAAGGAGGGCATCGAGGCCACCTACGGGCGGTTCACGTACCGGTTCGCCAGCGAGGCGAACAAGGCCGCGTTCCTGGCCCGGCCGGGCGAGCGCGCCGTCCAGTTCGGCGGCGCCTGCGGCCGGATGGGGCCGTTCAGCGGCACCGGCAACCCGGCCCGATTCCACGTCCACGACGGCCGCATCTACCTCTTCGCCTCGGAGGCCTGCCGCGACTCGTTCAAGCGCGACCCGGACAAGCACGTCGAGCAGCCGAACCCGGCCCCGCAGGGGACCGCCGACGAGAAGGCCCGCGGCGCCCGGCTGGTCGAGCGGGCGCTCGACGGCTTCGGCGGGGCGAAGGCCGTGGACGCCCTCCGCACCCTCTCCCGCGTCGAGAAGGTCGTCTACACCCAGGGCGGCACGGAGACGGCCGGCACCGCCCGGAGCGTCTGGGCGTTCCCCGACGCGGTGCGGACCGAGGAGAGCTTCGGCACGCCCTACGGCCACGTGGTGACGCGGGACGGCGGGTTCGAGTTCCTGGGGCAGAAGGACTGGGCGCTCGAGCCGGCGATGCGCGCCGACGCCTGGCGGCGGGCGCTGCGCGAGCCGCTGGTGCTGCTGCGGAACCGCGCCGCGCCGGGGTTCGTGGCCGTGGCCCGCGGCCCGAACACCGTCGAGGTGGCCCTCGCCGGCGCCACCTCCACCTGGACCCTCGACGAGAAGACCGGCCGGGTGGTGCGGGCCGAGTTCCGGGCGCGCCGCGGCACGGTCGGCGACAACGCGGTCGTGTTCGCCGACTTCCGGGCCGTGAACGGCGTCGTGCTGCCGCACAAGCGGACCGAGTCGTTCGACGGCAAGGAGATCACCGCCCCGGCGCGGCGCGTCGAGGCGCTGGAGGCGAACGGCGAGGTGAAGGCCGAGCTGTTCGTGCGGCCCAAGTGA